One stretch of Pradoshia sp. D12 DNA includes these proteins:
- a CDS encoding PadR family transcriptional regulator — MSQTQMMKGILDGCLLAIIKGKECYGYEMAERLSEYGFETISEGTIYPLLLRMQREGLITSVRRDSIAGPKRKYYSLTDEGQVALENFLVRWGYLENSVNAVIKKEIEG; from the coding sequence ATGTCGCAAACCCAGATGATGAAGGGTATATTGGATGGTTGCCTTTTGGCTATTATCAAAGGAAAAGAATGTTATGGATATGAGATGGCAGAACGTTTAAGTGAGTATGGATTTGAGACAATCAGCGAAGGTACCATTTATCCATTATTGCTCCGAATGCAACGGGAAGGACTTATTACGTCTGTTCGCCGGGATTCAATTGCTGGACCAAAGAGAAAATATTATTCATTAACAGATGAAGGACAGGTAGCTTTAGAAAATTTTCTGGTTAGATGGGGTTACCTTGAGAACAGCGTAAACGCGGTCATTAAGAAAGAAATTGAAGGATGA
- a CDS encoding DUF1129 family protein produces the protein MEQLQLSDKSQKFIDDLKIYLFSSGKNDQEINDITKELEEHLYEAELNGKSIDQIIGSSPKEYMQSISNEMRTDYKAWVKYIPLIIAGAMSFSIFGDLLKGTLSYSVLKIIGTAVYCVLFFIGVMIAFRYTARNQVSKIREFLILLAPIFISMVVFMGLLVADSIYPTPTINFGVLGSTVIGLLFLCFIVTFSIWAKTAILPVFLISFHLPTIVLARTTLNEELQLIMGLAITYILIGIYLFYEVRKTKS, from the coding sequence GTGGAGCAACTTCAACTGTCTGATAAAAGTCAGAAGTTTATTGATGATTTAAAGATATACTTGTTTTCAAGTGGAAAAAATGATCAGGAGATTAATGATATTACGAAAGAACTTGAGGAGCATTTATATGAAGCCGAGCTAAATGGTAAATCTATTGATCAGATTATTGGATCTTCTCCTAAAGAGTATATGCAGAGTATCTCCAATGAAATGAGGACGGATTATAAAGCATGGGTAAAATATATACCCCTGATTATAGCTGGAGCAATGTCATTTTCGATTTTCGGAGATCTTTTGAAAGGTACATTAAGCTATAGTGTATTAAAAATCATTGGAACGGCTGTGTATTGTGTGCTCTTTTTTATCGGAGTAATGATTGCATTTCGCTATACAGCCAGGAATCAAGTGTCTAAAATTCGAGAGTTTTTAATATTATTAGCCCCTATTTTCATTAGTATGGTCGTCTTTATGGGTTTGCTTGTCGCTGATTCAATCTATCCTACACCAACCATTAACTTTGGTGTTTTAGGGAGTACAGTCATCGGCTTACTTTTTCTTTGCTTTATCGTTACATTCTCCATTTGGGCAAAAACCGCAATCCTGCCCGTTTTTTTAATTTCATTTCACTTACCGACCATCGTATTAGCTCGAACAACTTTAAATGAAGAATTGCAGTTAATTATGGGTTTAGCTATAACATATATATTGATCGGAATTTATTTATTTTATGAAGTGAGAAAAACAAAATCATAA
- a CDS encoding HIT family protein translates to MKECPFCNPETIELQEVVVKNEHCMFLQMPQEVLVGSGLIVPIKHRETVFDLTEDEWFATYSLLQEVKDLLDETYRPDGYNIGWNCNAIGGQHIMHSHLHIIPRFSDEPYAGKGLRHWLKSLENKR, encoded by the coding sequence GTGAAAGAATGCCCATTTTGTAATCCTGAAACAATAGAACTGCAAGAAGTTGTTGTAAAAAATGAACATTGTATGTTTCTGCAAATGCCACAAGAAGTATTAGTCGGCTCAGGATTAATAGTTCCAATAAAACACCGTGAAACAGTGTTTGACTTAACAGAAGATGAATGGTTTGCAACCTATTCATTACTGCAAGAAGTGAAAGATCTCCTGGATGAAACATATCGACCTGATGGGTACAATATTGGTTGGAACTGCAATGCAATTGGAGGTCAACATATCATGCATTCTCACCTACATATTATTCCTCGATTTAGTGATGAACCCTATGCTGGCAAAGGACTTAGACACTGGCTGAAAAGTTTAGAAAATAAGAGATAA
- a CDS encoding aminoglycoside phosphotransferase family protein, translating to MSKYEKEEILTGGNVSTVYRLGDTVRRDLKPDSTKIHKLLIHLENKGFTYAPKFFGIDEKGREILSYIEGEAGNYPLKGYMWSDEVLKEIAQMLSLYHDSVSDFLIEEDWKSIDNTPQPFEVLCHNDFAIYNIIFNRKRPVGIIDFDVAGPGPRLWDIAYTLYTCIPLSRAYQSETGEEVIYNFLDHAMKIKHRVKLFFESYGKEVEEVFLEMVLLRLQGLCKTIERKAKEGDSNFQKMIDEGHLEHYQNDIKFISEHGKEWM from the coding sequence ATGTCAAAATACGAAAAAGAAGAAATTCTAACTGGAGGAAATGTCTCAACCGTATATCGTTTAGGAGATACCGTTCGAAGAGATTTAAAGCCAGACAGTACGAAAATTCACAAGCTATTAATACATTTAGAAAATAAAGGATTCACTTATGCACCTAAATTTTTTGGTATTGATGAAAAAGGTAGAGAGATTTTGTCATATATAGAAGGTGAAGCGGGTAATTATCCTTTAAAGGGATATATGTGGTCTGATGAAGTTTTAAAAGAAATAGCTCAGATGCTTAGTCTCTACCACGATTCAGTGAGTGATTTTTTAATTGAAGAAGATTGGAAGTCGATAGATAATACTCCGCAACCATTCGAGGTGCTTTGTCATAATGATTTCGCTATATATAACATTATCTTTAATCGTAAACGACCGGTAGGTATAATTGATTTTGATGTTGCTGGCCCTGGACCGAGACTCTGGGACATTGCCTATACCCTTTATACTTGTATTCCTTTAAGTAGAGCTTATCAATCTGAAACAGGTGAAGAAGTTATTTATAATTTCTTAGACCACGCTATGAAAATAAAACACAGAGTAAAATTGTTTTTTGAATCCTATGGAAAGGAAGTGGAAGAAGTTTTTTTAGAGATGGTATTGTTGCGATTACAAGGGCTATGTAAAACAATTGAAAGAAAAGCTAAAGAAGGCGATAGTAATTTTCAAAAAATGATAGATGAAGGACACCTTGAACATTATCAAAATGATATCAAGTTCATTAGTGAACACGGAAAAGAGTGGATGTAA
- the dhaK gene encoding dihydroxyacetone kinase subunit DhaK, with product MKKIINKPENLVMEMANGLIMAHPELEFLKKYKIIKKRVINENKVSLISGGGSGHEPAHAGFVGKGMLDAAVCGDVFASPSQIQVYQGIKAAAGQKGVLMIIKNYSGDIMNFKNGAALAIEDGIQVEYVRVADDIAVEDSLYSVGRRGVAGTVLVHKIAGAAAEEGRDLMQVKAIAEKAAENVKSIGAALTSCTVPAKGTPTFKLEEDEIEYGVGIHGEPGIRREKLISANELAKQMIDDLLKDFGQDGDETSDIAILVNGFGSTPLQELYLFNNSVMREMSNRNIHVYRTFVGNYMTSIDMAGVSLTIMKLDDELKSLLSSECSAAAFKVDAPVEGVQYTDPVDEIEEKTVSFNTATSEEYAVIHDDVLSLENIIYLIDKMSEVIIRNEIPFCELDSHAGDGDFGMSVAKGFKQLKREWSSILNQEPLSIGTFLDACSMVIMEYCGGASGPIWGSAFRAAGKAAGDKNELTIEEFANLLQAAVKGIQVTGERSFGRGAVVGDKTLIDALVPCADSWSECAKAGIDFKTAFENGAAAAVKGAKYTETIVARMGRAGTVGERSLGYPDAGAYGLGVIFTELSSSLR from the coding sequence ATGAAGAAGATTATAAATAAACCTGAGAACCTCGTAATGGAGATGGCTAATGGATTAATCATGGCACATCCGGAACTCGAGTTTCTGAAGAAATATAAAATTATTAAGAAACGAGTAATAAATGAAAACAAAGTGAGCTTAATTAGCGGGGGAGGCAGTGGGCATGAACCTGCACATGCGGGCTTTGTCGGAAAAGGTATGCTTGATGCTGCAGTATGCGGGGATGTGTTTGCTTCGCCATCACAAATACAAGTGTATCAGGGAATCAAAGCAGCTGCCGGTCAAAAAGGGGTCCTGATGATTATTAAAAATTACAGCGGTGACATCATGAACTTTAAAAATGGTGCCGCTTTAGCAATCGAGGATGGTATCCAGGTTGAATATGTTCGAGTAGCTGACGATATAGCCGTTGAAGACAGTCTGTATTCTGTAGGACGCCGCGGTGTTGCAGGAACTGTACTTGTTCATAAAATTGCCGGTGCAGCTGCCGAAGAAGGCAGAGACCTTATGCAGGTAAAAGCAATTGCAGAAAAAGCCGCAGAAAATGTAAAAAGCATCGGGGCAGCTCTTACATCCTGTACCGTTCCAGCTAAAGGAACTCCGACATTCAAATTAGAAGAAGATGAAATCGAATACGGTGTCGGCATTCATGGAGAACCAGGAATCAGAAGAGAAAAATTGATTTCTGCAAATGAGTTGGCTAAACAAATGATAGATGATCTTCTAAAGGATTTTGGACAAGATGGGGATGAAACATCTGATATTGCTATTCTTGTAAATGGCTTCGGAAGTACTCCACTTCAAGAACTCTATTTATTTAACAATTCGGTTATGAGAGAAATGAGTAACAGAAATATTCATGTTTATAGAACCTTTGTCGGCAATTATATGACAAGTATTGATATGGCTGGAGTATCCTTGACAATTATGAAGCTTGATGATGAGCTGAAATCATTATTATCAAGCGAATGTTCTGCTGCGGCATTTAAAGTGGATGCACCTGTTGAGGGTGTTCAGTATACCGACCCTGTTGATGAGATTGAAGAAAAGACCGTTTCATTCAATACAGCGACAAGTGAGGAATACGCTGTAATCCACGATGATGTCCTTTCCTTAGAGAACATCATCTATCTCATTGATAAAATGAGCGAAGTCATTATCCGCAATGAGATACCATTCTGCGAGCTTGACTCTCATGCCGGTGACGGAGACTTTGGTATGAGCGTTGCTAAAGGATTCAAGCAATTGAAACGAGAATGGAGTTCTATCTTAAATCAGGAACCATTATCTATTGGAACATTCCTTGATGCATGCTCGATGGTCATTATGGAATATTGTGGTGGAGCGTCCGGTCCAATTTGGGGTTCTGCATTCCGTGCAGCCGGCAAAGCCGCAGGCGATAAAAATGAATTAACGATCGAGGAGTTTGCAAACCTATTACAGGCAGCTGTTAAAGGAATACAAGTAACTGGAGAACGTTCATTTGGTAGAGGTGCAGTCGTCGGTGACAAAACTCTGATTGATGCTTTAGTTCCATGTGCTGACTCTTGGTCTGAGTGCGCAAAAGCTGGAATAGACTTTAAAACTGCCTTTGAAAATGGGGCAGCAGCTGCTGTTAAAGGCGCTAAATATACAGAAACAATCGTCGCCCGCATGGGACGTGCTGGTACGGTTGGAGAAAGAAGCCTGGGTTATCCTGATGCTGGAGCTTATGGACTTGGAGTTATCTTCACAGAGCTCTCCAGCAGCCTAAGATAA
- the dhaS gene encoding dihydroxyacetone kinase transcriptional activator DhaS, with the protein MTSSIITQKIIAKSLKDLMVTEPFHKISVSDIMVNCKMRRQTFYYHFQDKYELLGWIYKEETKENITDFIGYEKWENIFHLLLEYFSQNRRFYQNAFKVEEQNSFNEYLYEHTKNLYLEIITNRLDGSGLKVSNERKELMASFYSYGFVGIIKEWIEKDCTLESSTMSSLMKYMINDQLLPFLQE; encoded by the coding sequence ATGACCTCATCGATTATCACACAAAAAATAATTGCAAAATCATTAAAAGATTTAATGGTAACTGAACCTTTTCATAAAATTTCAGTAAGCGACATTATGGTAAACTGTAAGATGCGAAGGCAAACATTTTACTACCATTTTCAAGATAAATATGAATTGCTTGGCTGGATTTATAAAGAAGAAACGAAGGAAAATATTACAGACTTTATTGGATATGAAAAGTGGGAGAACATCTTTCATTTGTTATTGGAATACTTCAGTCAGAATCGACGATTCTATCAAAATGCATTTAAAGTAGAAGAGCAAAATTCCTTTAACGAATACTTATATGAACACACAAAGAATTTGTATCTTGAGATTATTACTAACCGTTTGGACGGAAGCGGATTAAAGGTTTCTAATGAAAGGAAAGAATTAATGGCTTCTTTTTATAGCTATGGGTTTGTAGGGATAATCAAAGAGTGGATTGAGAAAGATTGCACTCTCGAATCTTCCACGATGTCATCCTTGATGAAATATATGATAAATGATCAATTACTGCCATTTCTGCAGGAGTGA
- the dhaQ gene encoding DhaKLM operon coactivator DhaQ produces the protein MKKIINDVQHVVRDMLAGFCFEHKERVSYEPKHDIVYRKDLKDIREEVVIISGGGSGHEPAHYGYVGKGMLSISVNGEIFTPPTTEQIVAAIRMIDKNKRVLLIVKNFKADLESFLMAESIAQKEGWTVDHVIVSDDVSIEDDNSFNKRKRGVAGTVFVHKILGAAAREGYSLNELTEIGQSVINHLHTLGVALSPVTHPETDRRSFILQDNEVFYGIGIHGEVGYRKEEFHSSEILAIELMNKLKSLYRWKKGDRFAILVNGLGATPLMEQYIFTNDIRRLCELEGLDIRFVKVGNHLTSLDMKGISLSLLKITDSVWEKWLKAEVEVANW, from the coding sequence ATGAAAAAAATAATTAATGATGTTCAGCATGTTGTAAGAGACATGTTGGCTGGATTTTGTTTTGAACATAAAGAAAGGGTTTCTTATGAGCCCAAGCATGATATTGTTTATCGGAAAGATTTAAAAGATATAAGAGAGGAGGTAGTCATTATTAGCGGAGGCGGCAGCGGACACGAACCGGCTCATTATGGATATGTAGGGAAAGGAATGCTCTCCATTTCTGTTAATGGAGAAATTTTCACGCCGCCAACAACTGAGCAAATAGTAGCCGCCATTCGGATGATTGATAAAAATAAGCGTGTCTTGCTCATAGTCAAAAATTTTAAAGCAGATTTAGAGAGTTTTTTGATGGCTGAATCCATCGCCCAAAAAGAAGGCTGGACTGTTGATCATGTCATTGTAAGTGATGATGTCTCCATTGAAGACGACAATTCCTTCAATAAGCGGAAACGTGGTGTGGCTGGTACTGTGTTTGTCCATAAAATACTTGGAGCTGCTGCACGTGAGGGATATTCTCTAAACGAACTAACGGAAATTGGCCAGTCTGTCATCAATCATTTACATACATTGGGAGTTGCACTTTCACCGGTAACCCATCCTGAGACAGATAGAAGGTCATTTATACTACAGGATAATGAAGTATTTTACGGAATTGGGATTCATGGTGAAGTGGGATACCGGAAAGAAGAATTTCATTCCTCTGAAATTTTAGCCATAGAGCTTATGAATAAACTTAAAAGTCTTTATCGATGGAAAAAAGGAGATCGATTTGCCATTTTGGTGAATGGGTTAGGGGCTACACCGCTGATGGAACAGTATATCTTTACCAATGACATCCGACGTTTATGCGAGCTGGAAGGCTTGGATATTAGATTTGTGAAGGTTGGAAACCATTTAACTTCCTTAGATATGAAAGGTATTTCATTAAGCTTACTCAAAATAACGGATTCTGTTTGGGAAAAATGGTTAAAAGCAGAGGTGGAAGTAGCTAACTGGTAG
- a CDS encoding GntR family transcriptional regulator, which yields MKPKYQVIIDDIKSKILSGDYKVGDQIPTEASLQEKYEVSRQTVRKAILELSNEGFLRSEKGSGTYVSNQYQAKSGGQSNTKTIGVITTYISDYIFPSIIRGIEGRLNEENYSLLLASTNNDVEQEKKALEMMLSFGVDGLIIEPTKSNLYNPNISYYLSFKEQEVPFIMINAYYEELSVPFLCLDDVQSSYLATKELISKGHTHIGLISKSDDLQGKYRMKGYIKALGEAKLGFRPEHVLTFDTETKPNLSASLKKFLEENIHLLTAIVCYNDEVGLEVVNVCKQLNISIPEKLSIIGQDNSYIAKNATIALTTLTHPQEQMGRDAADWLIKKLQGKRDLPNETYYQPVLVEGETVKDLEIH from the coding sequence ATGAAACCAAAATATCAGGTCATCATTGATGATATAAAAAGCAAGATTCTTTCGGGAGATTATAAAGTTGGTGACCAAATCCCTACTGAAGCTTCCCTCCAAGAAAAATACGAAGTGAGCCGACAAACTGTTCGTAAAGCTATTTTAGAACTATCAAACGAAGGATTTTTAAGAAGTGAAAAAGGGTCTGGCACTTATGTCAGTAACCAATATCAAGCAAAATCTGGCGGTCAATCTAACACTAAAACAATCGGAGTCATTACAACCTACATTTCTGATTATATTTTCCCCTCCATTATTCGAGGGATTGAAGGCAGATTAAATGAAGAGAATTATTCGTTATTATTAGCCAGTACAAATAATGATGTCGAACAGGAAAAGAAAGCTTTGGAAATGATGCTGTCATTTGGAGTGGATGGTTTGATCATAGAGCCTACGAAAAGCAATCTATATAATCCAAACATCTCTTATTACCTGTCATTTAAAGAACAAGAGGTTCCATTCATTATGATTAATGCTTATTATGAAGAATTAAGTGTTCCCTTTCTTTGTCTTGATGACGTCCAGTCCAGTTATCTCGCAACAAAGGAATTAATTTCGAAGGGACATACACATATCGGGCTAATATCAAAATCAGATGACCTACAGGGAAAATATCGAATGAAGGGATATATAAAAGCGCTTGGAGAAGCCAAATTAGGATTTCGACCTGAGCATGTGCTTACATTCGATACAGAAACAAAGCCCAATTTATCAGCTAGCTTGAAGAAATTTTTAGAGGAAAATATTCACCTATTAACCGCGATTGTTTGCTATAACGATGAAGTCGGTTTAGAAGTAGTAAATGTGTGTAAACAGCTTAATATTTCCATTCCAGAGAAGTTATCAATAATCGGGCAGGACAATTCCTATATTGCCAAAAATGCTACTATTGCACTGACAACATTAACCCACCCACAGGAACAAATGGGACGTGATGCAGCTGATTGGCTCATTAAGAAATTGCAAGGAAAACGAGATTTACCAAACGAAACCTATTATCAGCCAGTGTTAGTTGAAGGAGAAACAGTAAAAGATTTAGAGATACATTAA
- a CDS encoding xylulokinase — translation MRKNKANIQEAIARGETSLGIEFGSTRIKAVLIDHNFETVASGSYEWENRLEDGFWTYSLVDIITGLQAAYHEMKQEVERNYGITIRKIGSIGISAMMHGYMAFDHTGELLVPFRTWRNSTTSAAAKELTDTFKFNIPERWSVAHLYQAILNEEKHLPRIDYVTTLAGYIHWLLTGNKAIGIGDASGMFPIDESTKNYNESMVKQFDELISTKGCPLSLEEILPKVYLSGEQAGELTEVGAKILDQSQNLQPGIPLCPPEGDAGTGMVATNSVRKRTGNISVGTSVFAMIVLEKELSKVYPEIDLVTTPDGSPVAMVHANNCSSDLNAWLKLFREFSEAMGQKIETDQLYEVMLNKALEAEPDAGGLLSYGYLSGENITGLDEGRPLFVRPPGSQFNLANFMRAHLFTAFGALKIGMDIMTKEESVEIDGILAHGGLFKTPIVGQKIVAAAIDAPVSVMATAGEGGAWGMAILASYMMNKNEKEYLEEFLDQKVFFEVDSQEIYPDQFDVKGFEKFIERYKKGLVIEQAAVDHLIL, via the coding sequence ATGAGAAAGAACAAAGCAAACATACAAGAGGCAATTGCTAGGGGAGAGACTTCTCTTGGAATTGAATTTGGTTCTACACGTATCAAGGCAGTGTTAATTGATCATAATTTTGAAACGGTTGCATCTGGAAGCTATGAGTGGGAAAACCGCTTGGAGGATGGTTTTTGGACATACAGCCTAGTCGATATTATTACTGGACTACAAGCAGCGTATCATGAGATGAAGCAAGAAGTTGAAAGAAACTATGGGATAACGATTCGGAAGATTGGTTCTATTGGAATCTCAGCCATGATGCACGGATATATGGCCTTTGATCATACAGGAGAATTACTTGTTCCGTTTCGTACTTGGCGTAACTCAACAACGAGTGCGGCAGCTAAAGAATTGACTGATACATTTAAATTCAATATCCCAGAACGATGGAGCGTTGCTCATCTTTATCAAGCTATCTTAAATGAAGAGAAACATTTGCCGCGTATTGATTATGTTACGACTTTAGCAGGTTATATCCACTGGTTACTGACTGGTAATAAAGCGATCGGTATTGGAGATGCTTCAGGTATGTTTCCAATCGATGAATCAACAAAGAATTATAATGAATCAATGGTTAAGCAATTTGATGAACTAATTTCCACGAAGGGTTGTCCTTTGAGCCTAGAGGAGATTCTTCCTAAAGTTTATCTTTCAGGAGAACAAGCTGGTGAATTGACTGAAGTTGGGGCAAAAATTCTTGATCAATCACAGAATTTACAACCAGGTATTCCGCTTTGTCCGCCGGAAGGTGATGCGGGTACAGGAATGGTTGCTACAAATAGTGTGAGAAAGCGTACTGGTAATATTTCAGTAGGAACATCAGTCTTTGCCATGATTGTACTGGAAAAAGAACTCTCAAAAGTGTATCCGGAAATTGATTTAGTAACAACACCTGATGGCAGTCCTGTAGCGATGGTTCATGCTAATAACTGCTCCAGTGATTTAAATGCCTGGCTGAAATTATTCCGTGAGTTCTCTGAAGCAATGGGCCAAAAGATAGAAACGGATCAATTATATGAAGTGATGCTGAATAAAGCTTTGGAGGCTGAACCGGATGCTGGCGGATTGCTAAGCTATGGCTATTTATCCGGTGAGAATATTACAGGATTAGATGAGGGGCGACCGCTATTCGTACGACCTCCTGGTAGTCAGTTTAATTTAGCAAACTTTATGCGAGCTCATCTTTTTACTGCATTTGGCGCATTAAAAATTGGAATGGACATTATGACTAAAGAAGAAAGTGTTGAAATTGACGGCATTTTGGCTCACGGCGGATTATTCAAAACACCTATTGTAGGTCAAAAAATCGTCGCAGCTGCCATTGATGCACCAGTATCCGTTATGGCAACAGCCGGAGAGGGCGGTGCGTGGGGGATGGCTATTCTGGCTTCTTACATGATGAACAAAAATGAGAAGGAATACTTGGAAGAATTCCTTGACCAAAAAGTCTTTTTCGAGGTTGATAGTCAAGAAATATATCCGGATCAGTTTGATGTTAAAGGTTTTGAGAAATTTATAGAGCGATATAAAAAAGGTCTTGTAATTGAGCAGGCAGCTGTCGATCATTTGATTTTATGA